The sequence GAACAGGTATAATGCGACACTTGGTGATTTCTTCTGCTTCCCTAGCAACACTTTTTAAATCGTCACCAATTAATCCTACTACACAGGTGGAATAGACAAATATGGCTGCGGGATTGTAAATTCCATTGAGTTCAATAATTGTATCAAATAATTTTTTTTCACCACCAAATACAATGTCCTTTTCCTGAAGGTTAGTGGAGAATCCTTTTTTATATAATTCTTCTCCAGAACTCCTACTTCCACGAATATCCCATGTACAAGACGCACATCCAACAGGACCGTGTACCAAATGTATGGCATCAGTTATAGGCATTAGAACCACTCTCGCCCCACCATATACACAGGATCTTTGAGTAACTGCCCCAGGGACAGAGGCCATGTTACATGTGGGGCCTCCTTCATCACCTTCGTCTTTTTTCACACACATGTGATCTATTCGGGATTCCAGAGTTTTTATGATTGAGTCTGGAACTTCAGTAATAATCAAGTCATCATTTTGTGGTGATTCACTTGATTTTAATTCCTTTAAAGGCTCTTTAGCAGTTGATTTTAATGATTCAGATCCATTAAATTTTTTTGAGGAATTTTTCATAATACACCACCACGGCTTGATTTATGATATTTTAATGATAATTATCAACTAATTTATTAATTTCATGCAAATTATTCAGTAAAAACCCATATAATTATAAATTGAATATTGAATTTTAAAAAATTTAAATAAAAGTAGTATATTAATTTAATTAAATTCTCTTTTTTACTCTTCTTGAACAAAAAAGAGATTAATTAAATTTTTTAATTCAATAATTAACTTAGATTATTAATATCTCTCTTAAATTCAAATTTGATTTAATTTAATTTAAGCTAATTTATTGAATTATTGCTGAAGTTTCCAGTGCTGTTCATCGTAGTATTTTTCCATAACCATATTAGTTATACGGTCAATTAGGTTTACACTACCATTGTAACCTACAATAGGTACTCGATGGTATCCTGCACGATCATAAACCGGAAATCCTACTCTTACCAAAGGAATACCTAGATCTTTAGTTATTAAACGTCCTTCAGAGTTTCCAATTACTAAATCAACAGGTTCTTCCTCTAATCTTACTTCTAAAGCCCTTAAATCAGATCCGGGCATGACTTCTACTGGGCCCTCAGATTCTTTACCAACCTTTTTCATCTCTTCCACAAATTCAGGATTCTCCACACCAGTACAAACAAACGAAGGAATCATTCCCATTTCACATACAAATCGGGCCATGCCCATTACCAATGCTGGGTCCCCATAAATAGCAACTTTCCTTCCAAATAAGTATCTGGAACATAAATCTGCCATGGAATCTATGAGAAGTCCTCTTTCATCCAGCAGTTCTTCACTGGCTTCCAGGCCCGTCAATTTAGTAACGTTTCTCACGAATTCATCTGTGTTCTGGACACCAATAGGCATAGGCCCAATTTTAGCAGGCACATCATACTTTTTCTCCAGAGAATTGGCCGCATCATCACCATAGAATGGTAAAGAAATAGTTCCCAGACTATTAGATGAATCTGCGATTTCTTCCACCCGAGTACCACCTTTAGGATAGAAAGGCATTGATTCTGTGGTGGAAGGTCTTAAAGGAGAGTCAAAAGGATCAGAAGTATCCGTTAACATGATGGCTTCAGTTCCCATAAGACCCAGCATGTGTTTTATTTCCCTTATGTCTCCTGGATTTACCATACCTGGAATAATGTTCACTTTTTCATTATTTTCAGTAGGATCTTCAGCCAAAGTGTTCACAAAAGCCTTAACTGCATTACCATAGCCTCGAAAATGGTGTTCTACAAAACTAGGCGTGGCAATGTGTACTAATTTAGTTTTATTGGCCTTTTCTTCCCCTATTTCTTCAGCTAATTCTTTGTGGGCCACTTTCATGAACCCCTCCACGTCGTCCCCAATAATCTCACTGGAACAGGTGGTAACTACTCCAATTAAATCTGGCCTGAATCTCTTGGAAAGATTCTTAATACCACTTATAAGATTACTTCTACCTCCAAAAACAGCAGCGTCCTCGTGGAGAGAGGTAACAGCTATTTCAGCAGGTTCTCTGAAATGTCGGTTGAAAGCATATCTCACGAAAGTGTTACATCCCTGAGATCCATGCACCAGTGGCAGGCCACGGTGAATACCCAAGGTGGCAAACATGGCCCCCAGGGGCTGGCAAGTTACCAGAGGGTTTACAACCAGGGTTCTTCCCCTTTCAACAATATTTACATCACTCATTAAATCACCTAATTTTAAATTTTAATTTATTTGCCCGCGCTTGCTGGAGCCTCTTCCTCGGAGGTATTTTCCACTGAAAGTTCTTCTTCCATTTCTGGCTCGAATTCCATAAGTTTCCATACCGGGTTGTAAATGGCCGCATACATATCTTTGGCCAGATTAAGGAACCCTTCGAAACCAATGTATGGTCCGTTTTCATAGGAGTGGATTAATATACAAGGCACACCCATCTTGTGGGCCAGATATTTTTCCTTGACACCAGATAATACAATGTCCGGTTTGTATTTTTCAATGATTTCTTCAGCTTCCAGGGAGTTAGGATCGTCAATTATGGCCGTATTTTCCCCTACTCTTTTTTTGATTTTCTCGTAGCCGTCTTCGTGTTCAAACATGGTGGAAACCGCTACTACTTCCATTCCCAGCTCTTCTTCTAAAGGCTCGGGAAGGTGATAGTTTTTAGGCCCACCAGAGAAAACCCACACTTTTTTACCCTGCAGCTTCTCTTTAAGTTTATCCAGTTCTGGTCTGATCCATTTCATCCGGCTTTCAATAACTTTTTCTGCTTCTTCCTGCTTTCCAAAGTATTCACCCAAAGTTCTCAAGTTTTCAGTGGGGTATCTAACTCCAAAAAAATCCACTTTTATGTAAGGAATATCGTAACGTTCTTTTAACAGTTTAGCAATGTAGTTGGATGATCTTTGACATCTAACCAGGCTCAGTTTGGCCCGGTGCATCCATCCTATTTCGTCGTGACAGCAGTCTCCACTGAAGGTACTGAGGATGTTGATTCCCATCTCTTCAAAGTATTCTCTAAGAAGCCAGAGGTCTCCGTCAATGTTATACTCACCAATCAAATTTACGTCATATTCTGTGGTGTAAGGTGGCTCTTTGGTACCTACCAGGGTTTCAAATAAGGTGTCATTGGCTACCTGGTGCCCTTTGGACTGGGTAGGTCCGGCAAATCCCGGAGCATTTATAGGAATAACGTCTTTACCTATTTCTTCAGCAACTTCTCGAGAAACTGCATCAATATCGTCCCCAATTAACCCTGTAGTACAGGTTGCATAGGTATATATCGCATTAGCTTCTGGAAACTCTTTATTTGCTTCTAGTATACATTTTTTAAGCTTGTCCATGCCACCAAATACCACATCAGACTCCCTAATGTCGGTTCCAGTGATATATTTAAGATTAAAGTTTTCTATAGGAAATTTATCCCCATTGGGCATGTCTGGAGTAGTTGGGTATCTTTTGGTACCATAAGCATAGGCCGTACATCCTACCGGAGAATGAACCACGTGAAGTGCATCTTTAATAGCACCAGTAATTACTCCTTTTGCTCCAGCAAAAGCACAACCCCTCTCAGTCATGCACCCTGGAACTGTAGTGGTGTTACAGGCTGGAATGTGTTCTTTAGGATCTTTAGAATCCTTAATGTAAATGTGTTTTTTCCGTTCTGGAATCTCTTTATCAACTTCAAATAGATCGAAAGGCATATTACTCTCCCAAATACATGATTTTAATGATTTTACTGAAATGAAAGAATTATTTTAGTTAAAAATCTAATTTTGATGTGCTAATATCCTAATTATTATCTAATTTTCTTTTCAATTTCAGCAAAGGTTAAATTAAAAGCCATAATTAATTTATGGCTTAAGTTATGGCTTCTTCTCCTTTCTCTTTAGTCCTTACCCTAATGGCTTCTTCAACAGGACATACAAATATCTTACCGTCCCCAATTTGTCCGGTTTGATTAACTCGCATTATTGCTTCTACAACTAAAGAAGCATCTTCATCAGGCACTACTAGTATCATTAATCTTTTGGGGATGTAACGCATGCTGCCCTCTTTTTTATGAAGTTCCTCTTTTTGTATTTCAAATGAAACTTCATCGATTATGGCCTTTTGTTTGCCTCTTCCCATAACCCTATGGGCAGTCATTGCCGGGAATCCCAGTGCAGTGAGCACTTCTTTAGTAGCAGCCATTTTATTAGGACGGATGATAGCTATTATTTCTTTCATGAGGCACACCTGTATTTTATTTCTTAATAATCGTTAATTCGTGATTTGTACAATTTCAAGATTATATTATTTATAATCCCTTAGTTCTAGTTCTAACAGTGTATGCCTCATCAACAGGACTTATGAATATTTTTCCATCACCAAAACTTCCAGTAAACGCGGTTTCATTTACTATATCCACAATACCCTCTGTTTCATCATCTTCTACCACCAGTAAAAGCATGGTTTTAGGTAATTCATCATAGTAGATTTTATCAATTTTAATACCTTTCTGTTTACCTCTACCAATTACATCCATTTTCGTTAAGGCCACATATCCAGATTCTGATAATGCATCTACAACTTTTTCAGTCTTATCCGGCCTTATAATTGCTCTAATCATTTTCATTTTGCTAACCTCCAATATAACAATTCCAAGCCCCAGCCTTAATCCATCATTCCGTACTTCAATACCAGATCTTCCATTTCATCCATGGTCATAGGAGTAGGAATAACAAAATTTTCATTTTCAATAATTTTATGTGCCAGCTCTTTGTATTCATTAGCCTGGTTACATTCTTCATCGAATTCTATGACGGATTTTTTATTAAATTCAGCTTTCTGTACAATGTTGTCTCGAGGTACAAAGTAGAGCAGCTGAGTTCCAATTTTTTCACAGAATTCTTCCAGTAGTTCTCTTTCACCATCTACATTACGACTGTTACAAATAATTCCGCCTAATCGAACTCCACTTTGCTTGGCGTATTTTACCATACCTATACAGATGTTATTAGCTGCATAGAGTGCCATCATTTCACCAGAAGCCACAATATATATTTCTTCGGCTTTACCATCCCTTACCGGCATAGCAAATCCTCCACATACCACATCCCCCAGAACATCAAAGAATACGAAATCCAGATCTTCTTCATATACCCCGTGTTTTTCCATGAGTGTAATAGCAGTTATTACACCCCGGCCAGCACATCCCACACCAGGTTCAGGACCACCAGATTCTACACATTTAATTCCACCAAAACCGGTTTCCAGTACTGCCTCAGGAGTACAGCCGCTTTCTCCCATTGTTCGGAGAGTGTCCATCATGGTGGTTTGCATTTTTCCCCCTAAAATCAGTCGGGTACTATCCGCTTTAGGATCACAGCCGTGAATCATGATATTTTTATCATGAAAATGTGTCATAGCAGCTGCCGTGTTTTGTTGAGTTGTGGATTTTCCAATTCCACCTTTTCCATAAATTGCGATTTTTCTTACCATATTGAACTCTCTTGAAAATTTTTTATAATTCTAAATTTATTAATCGGAATACAGAAGCATACTTCCGATACTTCGACAATAGATGGTTGGTAAATCTCACATATAAATATTTCGATTCTCGAGAAAATTAGTAAAAAAAGTCAGAGCATAATACACATAGGTGTACACATTATTCAGTAATTTAGTGAAAATAGTGAAAAATATTCAATTTTAGAACAAAATACATGAAAATAGAAATAATATGCAAAAGTTTAAAAAAAATTTACAAAAATAAGCAATTTTATAAAAAAATTTTCTATTGTATTTAAAATAGAATTTAAATTAAAAAAATAAAATAAATTAAAAAAATAAAGTCCTGAGACTTTATCTTATTTTAACACTATTTAGAAGCTTTTAGTTCTTTTACTCTAACTAAAAGTCTTTCCAGAATTTGCTTGTCTGATAATAAATCAGAGTTCACTACTTTCCGCATACGGATAGGTACACCTTCCATACGGTAAGCAGAACCTGCAGCTTCCATACCTACTATTGCTGGCGGGATAATAATATCGGCCATTTCAGTGGTAGGAGTCCGGTGCGGCTCAATAGCAATAATTGGAATTTCAGCCATTCGGTGTAGAGCTTTCTGTGGGAAGTGAGCTCCCGGGTCAGAAGCAATAACCATCATGGAATCTGTTTCATTGCTCTGTAGAACATCATTGGATCCGGTTTCACCTGGATTGTACCTAGGTGTTCCATCAGCAAAGTCCACACAGAATGGGTAACCAGTTTCCCAGGTACAAACCTGGTTGAATCCAGTTACGTTGTAGTGTCCTCTCATTGGAATCAGAGTCCATTTAGAGTAGTTGTTCAGGTCCTGAACCAATTGAATAGCTGTATCAATGTTCCTGTGTTTTCCCCGACTGTGGGTAATACCCATTCCGAAGAAAAGACAACCAAATTGAGCGTTTTTCAAAGCTTCGACAACTGCTTCGATTTGTTCTCTTGATATTCCAGCAACTTCATCGTAGAGAATTTCGTGACCAGCCATTACAGTTCGTATAGCGTCTACTAATTCGTAATCCTTGTTGAAGTCCAGTTTTAAGTGTATATCTGCCAGTTTGGAAGAATCACTTTCTCTTGGATCAACCACTACAACAGTCCGGTCAGATCGGCCTCTTTCTCTGAAGAAACCTCGTCCATATACGTGACGGGACATGTGTCTAGGGTGAGCGTGGAATGGGTTGCATCCCCAGTAAATAATCACATCTGCCCTGTTTTTAACTTCACCAAAGGTACAGATCGGGTATCCGGTATCTTGTAAAGCAAGTACAGAAGGCCCATGACATACTGATGCAGTGTTATCAATTACTGCTTTTGATACTTCAGCCAGTTCTACACCTACAGCTTGAGCTTCACAATCAGTACAACTCCAACCGTACATTAAAGGCTTTTTAGAACCAGCTATGACTTGAGCAGCCTTTTCAATC is a genomic window of Methanobacteriaceae archaeon containing:
- the nifH gene encoding nitrogenase iron protein, whose protein sequence is MVRKIAIYGKGGIGKSTTQQNTAAAMTHFHDKNIMIHGCDPKADSTRLILGGKMQTTMMDTLRTMGESGCTPEAVLETGFGGIKCVESGGPEPGVGCAGRGVITAITLMEKHGVYEEDLDFVFFDVLGDVVCGGFAMPVRDGKAEEIYIVASGEMMALYAANNICIGMVKYAKQSGVRLGGIICNSRNVDGERELLEEFCEKIGTQLLYFVPRDNIVQKAEFNKKSVIEFDEECNQANEYKELAHKIIENENFVIPTPMTMDEMEDLVLKYGMMD
- a CDS encoding P-II family nitrogen regulator, with the translated sequence MKEIIAIIRPNKMAATKEVLTALGFPAMTAHRVMGRGKQKAIIDEVSFEIQKEELHKKEGSMRYIPKRLMILVVPDEDASLVVEAIMRVNQTGQIGDGKIFVCPVEEAIRVRTKEKGEEAIT
- a CDS encoding nitrogenase component 1; this translates as MSDVNIVERGRTLVVNPLVTCQPLGAMFATLGIHRGLPLVHGSQGCNTFVRYAFNRHFREPAEIAVTSLHEDAAVFGGRSNLISGIKNLSKRFRPDLIGVVTTCSSEIIGDDVEGFMKVAHKELAEEIGEEKANKTKLVHIATPSFVEHHFRGYGNAVKAFVNTLAEDPTENNEKVNIIPGMVNPGDIREIKHMLGLMGTEAIMLTDTSDPFDSPLRPSTTESMPFYPKGGTRVEEIADSSNSLGTISLPFYGDDAANSLEKKYDVPAKIGPMPIGVQNTDEFVRNVTKLTGLEASEELLDERGLLIDSMADLCSRYLFGRKVAIYGDPALVMGMARFVCEMGMIPSFVCTGVENPEFVEEMKKVGKESEGPVEVMPGSDLRALEVRLEEEPVDLVIGNSEGRLITKDLGIPLVRVGFPVYDRAGYHRVPIVGYNGSVNLIDRITNMVMEKYYDEQHWKLQQ
- a CDS encoding formylmethanofuran dehydrogenase subunit B, whose translation is MELVKNVVCPFCGTLCDDIICKVENDEIVGTYNACRIGHSKFVHTEGAMRWKTPMIRQGDEFVETTYDDAIEKAAQVIAGSKKPLMYGWSCTDCEAQAVGVELAEVSKAVIDNTASVCHGPSVLALQDTGYPICTFGEVKNRADVIIYWGCNPFHAHPRHMSRHVYGRGFFRERGRSDRTVVVVDPRESDSSKLADIHLKLDFNKDYELVDAIRTVMAGHEILYDEVAGISREQIEAVVEALKNAQFGCLFFGMGITHSRGKHRNIDTAIQLVQDLNNYSKWTLIPMRGHYNVTGFNQVCTWETGYPFCVDFADGTPRYNPGETGSNDVLQSNETDSMMVIASDPGAHFPQKALHRMAEIPIIAIEPHRTPTTEMADIIIPPAIVGMEAAGSAYRMEGVPIRMRKVVNSDLLSDKQILERLLVRVKELKASK
- a CDS encoding P-II family nitrogen regulator — protein: MKMIRAIIRPDKTEKVVDALSESGYVALTKMDVIGRGKQKGIKIDKIYYDELPKTMLLLVVEDDETEGIVDIVNETAFTGSFGDGKIFISPVDEAYTVRTRTKGL
- a CDS encoding nitrogenase subunit alpha, yielding MPFDLFEVDKEIPERKKHIYIKDSKDPKEHIPACNTTTVPGCMTERGCAFAGAKGVITGAIKDALHVVHSPVGCTAYAYGTKRYPTTPDMPNGDKFPIENFNLKYITGTDIRESDVVFGGMDKLKKCILEANKEFPEANAIYTYATCTTGLIGDDIDAVSREVAEEIGKDVIPINAPGFAGPTQSKGHQVANDTLFETLVGTKEPPYTTEYDVNLIGEYNIDGDLWLLREYFEEMGINILSTFSGDCCHDEIGWMHRAKLSLVRCQRSSNYIAKLLKERYDIPYIKVDFFGVRYPTENLRTLGEYFGKQEEAEKVIESRMKWIRPELDKLKEKLQGKKVWVFSGGPKNYHLPEPLEEELGMEVVAVSTMFEHEDGYEKIKKRVGENTAIIDDPNSLEAEEIIEKYKPDIVLSGVKEKYLAHKMGVPCILIHSYENGPYIGFEGFLNLAKDMYAAIYNPVWKLMEFEPEMEEELSVENTSEEEAPASAGK